The Streptomyces laurentii genome contains a region encoding:
- a CDS encoding L-carnitine dehydratase/bile acid-inducible protein F (CoA-transferase family III; pfam02515;~L-carnitine dehydratase/bile acid-inducible protein F [Saccharopolyspora erythraea NRRL2338];~Predicted acyl-CoA transferases/carnitine dehydratase [Energyproduction and conversion]; COG1804;~identified by MetaGeneAnnotator; putative), whose amino-acid sequence MTPPPPAPDVLPLAGITVVSLEQAVAAPFATRQLADLGARVIKVERPGGGDFARRYDTTVHGESSYFVWLNRSKESITLDLKTAAGRAVLEQLLGRADVFVQNLAPGAAARLGCGPEELAERFPRLITAGLSGYGTSGPWADRKAYDLLVQCQTGLVSLTGNEHGTARAGVSVADIAAGMYLYSGILTALFTRATTGVARAVEVSLFEALAEWMHQPAYYTRYGGTQPPRIGTRHATIAPYGAFTAADGKEVLFSIQNEREWAALCERFLRCPELATDPRFATGADRVAHRDALDALVAERFARLDSATAGRLLDEAGIANAGVNDMDGFLAHPVLDARDRWRDVPLPGGALVPALLPPADLAGLTPRMDAVPAAGEHTDGILAELGHGPDAIDALRADGVV is encoded by the coding sequence ATGACCCCGCCTCCTCCCGCGCCGGACGTGCTGCCGCTCGCCGGGATCACCGTCGTCAGCCTCGAACAGGCCGTGGCCGCCCCCTTCGCCACCCGCCAGCTCGCCGATCTCGGCGCCCGCGTGATCAAGGTCGAGCGCCCGGGCGGCGGCGACTTCGCCCGCCGCTACGACACCACCGTGCACGGCGAGTCCAGCTACTTCGTGTGGCTGAACCGCTCCAAGGAGTCGATCACCCTCGACCTGAAGACCGCTGCCGGGCGCGCGGTCCTGGAACAACTCCTCGGCCGTGCCGACGTGTTCGTGCAGAACCTGGCCCCCGGCGCCGCCGCCCGTCTCGGCTGCGGACCGGAGGAGCTGGCCGAGCGGTTTCCCCGGCTGATCACCGCCGGGCTCTCCGGCTACGGCACCAGCGGGCCGTGGGCCGACCGCAAGGCGTACGACCTGCTCGTCCAGTGCCAGACCGGCCTGGTCTCGCTCACCGGCAACGAGCACGGCACCGCACGCGCCGGGGTGTCGGTCGCCGACATCGCCGCCGGCATGTACCTCTACAGCGGCATCCTCACCGCCCTGTTCACCCGCGCCACCACCGGCGTCGCCCGCGCCGTCGAGGTCTCCCTCTTCGAGGCGCTCGCCGAATGGATGCACCAGCCCGCCTACTACACCCGCTACGGCGGCACGCAGCCCCCGCGGATCGGCACCCGGCACGCGACCATCGCCCCCTACGGGGCGTTCACCGCCGCCGACGGCAAGGAAGTGCTGTTCTCCATCCAGAACGAGCGCGAGTGGGCCGCCCTGTGCGAGCGGTTCCTGCGGTGCCCGGAGCTGGCCACCGACCCCCGGTTCGCCACCGGCGCCGACCGCGTCGCCCACCGTGACGCGCTCGACGCCCTGGTCGCCGAGCGGTTCGCCCGCCTCGACAGCGCCACGGCCGGCCGGCTGCTCGACGAGGCCGGCATCGCCAACGCCGGGGTCAACGACATGGACGGATTCCTGGCCCATCCGGTCCTCGACGCCCGCGACCGCTGGCGTGACGTCCCCCTGCCCGGCGGCGCCCTGGTCCCCGCGCTCCTGCCGCCCGCCGACCTCGCGGGTCTCACCCCGCGGATGGACGCCGTCCCTGCGGCCGGCGAACACACCGACGGCATCCTGGCCGAACTGGGCCACGGCCCCGACGCCATCGACGCGCTGCGCGCCGACGGCGTCGTCTGA
- a CDS encoding regulator of polyketide synthase expression (GAF domain; pfam01590;~GAF domain; pfam13185;~PucR C-terminal helix-turn-helix domain; pfam13556;~Regulator of polyketide synthase expression [Streptomyces venezuelae ATCC10712];~identified by MetaGeneAnnotator; putative) produces MTMTHEQASYLELLTRGAATEAYDRPALLARASGAGPEELAELEQAKQLALRVRAELEGRRRREAELSALFETANDLAGLRDLDDVLRAIVQRARSLLGTEVAYLSLNDPPRGDTYMRVTEGSVSARFQQLRLGMGEGLGGLVAQTARPYVTDDYFQDGRFQHTRTIDTAVGDEGLVAILGVPLTLGSQVIGVLFAADRRARVFERGQVALLGSFAAHAAIAIDTANLLAETRSALAELERANDIIREHSGVIERASEVHDRLTELVLRGGGVADVAAAVSEVLGGDVEFTEERVEPARISAGHATRDGDDWVAAVSAGGETFGALVLRERPDLDPVDLRTLERAALVTSLLLLARRTAGEAEQRVRGELLDDLLDAPDRDPRLLRERAARLRTDTDAPHVVLAARVDRESAGSAPDPADRESADRRRLRSAASHLAATRQGLASARDGGTVLLLPLGPGESAADLARQTARHLGGALRDPVTVGASAPVTAPLAHPERVAPAYAEARRCLDALRLLRRPGEGAAAEDLGFLGLLLADTRDIEGFVDRTIGQVVAYDRRRGTDLVRTMDAYFASGMSPARTKDDLHVHVNTVAQRVERIGRLLGTDWQSPARALEIQLALRLHALSSAVIR; encoded by the coding sequence GTGACCATGACCCACGAACAGGCCTCCTACCTGGAGCTCCTCACCCGCGGCGCCGCCACCGAGGCGTACGACCGCCCCGCGCTGCTCGCCCGTGCGAGCGGCGCGGGACCCGAGGAACTGGCCGAGCTGGAACAGGCCAAGCAGCTCGCGCTGCGGGTCCGCGCCGAACTGGAGGGCCGGCGCCGGCGCGAGGCCGAACTGTCCGCGCTCTTCGAGACCGCCAACGACCTCGCGGGCCTGCGCGACCTCGACGACGTGCTGCGCGCCATCGTGCAGCGCGCCCGCTCCCTGCTCGGCACCGAGGTCGCCTACCTCAGCCTCAACGACCCGCCCCGCGGCGACACCTACATGCGCGTCACCGAGGGCTCCGTCTCCGCCCGGTTCCAGCAGCTGCGCCTCGGCATGGGCGAGGGCCTCGGCGGACTCGTCGCCCAGACCGCCCGCCCCTACGTCACCGACGACTACTTCCAGGACGGCCGCTTCCAGCACACCCGCACCATCGACACCGCCGTCGGCGACGAGGGCCTGGTCGCCATCCTCGGCGTACCGCTCACCCTCGGCAGCCAGGTCATCGGCGTGCTCTTCGCCGCCGACCGGCGCGCCCGCGTCTTCGAACGCGGCCAGGTCGCCCTGCTCGGCTCCTTCGCCGCCCACGCCGCCATCGCCATCGACACCGCCAACTTGCTCGCCGAGACCCGCTCCGCCCTCGCCGAGCTGGAACGCGCCAACGACATCATCCGCGAGCACAGCGGCGTCATCGAGCGCGCCTCCGAGGTCCACGACCGGCTCACCGAACTCGTCCTGCGCGGCGGCGGAGTCGCCGACGTGGCCGCGGCCGTCTCCGAAGTCCTCGGCGGAGACGTCGAGTTCACCGAGGAGCGGGTCGAGCCGGCCAGGATCTCCGCCGGCCACGCCACCCGAGACGGCGACGACTGGGTCGCCGCCGTCTCCGCCGGCGGCGAGACCTTCGGCGCCCTCGTCCTGCGCGAACGGCCCGACCTCGACCCCGTCGACCTGCGCACCCTGGAGCGCGCCGCGCTCGTCACCTCCCTGCTGCTGCTCGCCCGCCGCACCGCCGGAGAAGCCGAACAACGGGTCCGCGGCGAACTTCTCGACGACCTCCTCGACGCCCCCGACCGCGACCCGCGGCTGCTGCGCGAGCGCGCGGCCCGGCTGCGTACCGACACCGACGCCCCGCATGTCGTGCTCGCCGCCCGGGTCGACCGGGAGAGCGCGGGAAGCGCACCCGACCCGGCCGACCGGGAGAGCGCCGACCGCCGGCGGCTGCGCTCGGCCGCCTCCCACCTGGCCGCCACCCGCCAGGGCCTCGCCTCCGCCCGCGACGGCGGCACGGTCCTGCTGCTGCCGCTCGGCCCCGGCGAGAGTGCCGCCGACCTCGCCCGGCAGACCGCGAGACACCTCGGCGGAGCCCTGCGGGACCCCGTCACCGTCGGAGCCTCCGCGCCCGTCACCGCACCCCTCGCCCACCCCGAGCGGGTCGCCCCCGCCTACGCCGAGGCCCGCCGCTGTCTCGACGCGCTGCGCCTGCTGCGCCGCCCCGGAGAGGGAGCCGCCGCCGAGGACCTGGGCTTCCTCGGCCTGCTCCTCGCCGACACCCGGGACATCGAGGGCTTCGTCGACCGCACCATCGGCCAGGTCGTCGCCTACGACCGGCGGCGCGGCACCGACCTCGTCCGCACCATGGACGCCTACTTCGCGAGCGGGATGAGTCCGGCCCGTACGAAGGACGACCTGCACGTCCATGTGAACACCGTGGCCCAGCGGGTCGAGCGGATCGGCCGGCTCCTCGGCACCGACTGGCAGTCCCCGGCCCGCGCCCTGGAGATACAGCTGGCCCTCCGGCTGCACGCCCTCTCGTCCGCCGTCATACGCTGA
- a CDS encoding 3-hydroxybutyrate dehydrogenase (3-hydroxybutyrate dehydrogenase [Amycolatopsis mediterranei U32];~3-hydroxybutyrate dehydrogenase; TIGR01963;~NAD(P) binding site [chemical binding];~Rossmann-fold NAD(P)(+)-binding proteins; cl09931;~identified by MetaGeneAnnotator; putative), which yields MSAPISTGPAPDPAPAPRPAPGSVPLDLSGRTALVTGAAGGIGRACALRLAAAGALVRAVDRAAGGLDELTEAARGLPGRVEPRLLDLTDLDAAEAAAAGTDILVNNAGLQLVRPLEEFPPDVFHTVLTVMLEAPFRLIRGALPGMYAHGWGRIVNISSVHGLRASPFKSAYVAAKHGLEGLSKTAALEGAPHGVTSNCVNPGYVRTPLVERQIADQAAAHGIPAERVLTEVLLKDSALKRLIEPEEVADAVLYLCGPQASFVTGTSLVLDGGWTAH from the coding sequence ATGAGCGCCCCCATCAGCACAGGACCCGCACCGGACCCGGCCCCCGCGCCCCGGCCCGCCCCCGGGTCCGTCCCTCTCGACCTCTCCGGGCGCACCGCGCTCGTCACGGGCGCGGCCGGCGGCATCGGCCGCGCCTGCGCGCTGCGGCTGGCCGCCGCGGGGGCCCTCGTCAGAGCCGTCGACCGGGCCGCCGGCGGACTCGACGAGCTGACCGAGGCGGCCCGGGGCCTGCCCGGCCGCGTCGAACCCCGGCTGCTCGACCTCACCGACCTCGACGCCGCCGAAGCGGCCGCCGCCGGCACCGACATCCTCGTCAACAACGCCGGACTCCAGCTCGTCCGCCCCCTCGAAGAGTTCCCTCCGGACGTCTTCCACACCGTTCTCACCGTGATGCTGGAGGCCCCGTTCCGGCTCATCCGCGGCGCGCTGCCCGGGATGTACGCGCACGGGTGGGGCCGCATCGTCAACATCTCCTCCGTCCACGGGCTGCGCGCCTCGCCGTTCAAGTCCGCCTATGTGGCCGCCAAACACGGTCTGGAGGGCCTGTCGAAGACCGCGGCCCTCGAAGGCGCCCCGCACGGGGTCACCTCCAACTGTGTCAACCCCGGATATGTGCGCACGCCCCTCGTCGAACGGCAGATCGCCGACCAGGCCGCCGCGCACGGCATTCCCGCCGAGCGGGTCCTGACCGAGGTCCTGCTGAAGGACTCGGCGCTCAAGCGGCTGATCGAACCCGAGGAGGTGGCCGACGCCGTGCTCTATCTGTGCGGCCCCCAGGCCTCGTTCGTCACCGGTACCTCCCTCGTCCTCGACGGCGGCTGGACCGCGCACTGA
- a CDS encoding mutT/NUDIX-family protein (Members of theNudix hydrolase superfamily catalyzethe hydrolysis of NUcleoside DIphosphates linked to other moieties, X. Enzymes belonging to this superfamily require a divalent cation, such as Mg2+ or Mn2+, for their activity and contain a highly...; cd04676;~MutT/NUDIX-family protein [Streptomyces roseosporus NRRL15998];~identified by MetaGeneAnnotator; putative;~nudix motif), giving the protein MGTPDFIRDIRASVGHQLLFLPGVSAVVFDGQGRVLLGRRADNGMWAVVGGIVEPGEQPAACAVREVYEETGVHCEVERIVLVQTLRKPVVYPNGDQCQFMDVSFRCRATGGEARVNDDESTEVGWFALDALPEMKRFSNFRIERALADEPTWFDNTTQG; this is encoded by the coding sequence ATGGGCACCCCTGACTTCATCCGCGACATCCGGGCCTCCGTCGGCCACCAGCTGCTGTTCCTGCCGGGCGTCTCCGCCGTCGTCTTCGACGGCCAGGGACGCGTCCTCCTCGGCCGCCGCGCGGACAACGGGATGTGGGCGGTGGTCGGCGGCATCGTCGAGCCCGGCGAGCAGCCCGCCGCCTGCGCCGTACGCGAGGTGTACGAGGAGACCGGCGTGCACTGCGAGGTCGAGCGCATCGTCCTCGTCCAGACGCTCCGCAAGCCCGTCGTCTACCCCAACGGCGACCAGTGCCAGTTCATGGACGTCTCCTTCCGCTGCCGGGCCACCGGCGGCGAGGCCCGGGTCAACGACGACGAGTCGACCGAGGTCGGCTGGTTCGCCCTGGACGCGCTCCCCGAGATGAAGCGCTTCTCGAACTTCCGGATCGAGCGGGCCCTCGCCGACGAACCCACATGGTTCGACAACACGACCCAGGGCTGA